In a single window of the Montipora capricornis isolate CH-2021 chromosome 11, ASM3666992v2, whole genome shotgun sequence genome:
- the LOC138023719 gene encoding uncharacterized protein, with amino-acid sequence MESRLVDDQLTVRCFNGFSSLRHRNVKSTGSIPHMATNGPSVDIASSRQARSSTLPRASKKDKQHTQSFHLSSLFGSKTNQNRTSQTERTTLKVNGKNTSGTKQNSTFFRERIFAHKTGKPSPEEKQFVIPTICVQSPEEVNVILQLHSIAQTFHKDPPGHSTQPSLISEECMEASQSIQFNKRSPNKGQKNTKRQRKRSASWSGEVFTTHISDGDSQICANGELRSCMSWSGFLDSETTRETDLCSTDL; translated from the coding sequence ATGGAGTCACGACTTGTGGATGATCAACTTACGGTGAGGTGTTTTAATGGGTTTTCTTCGTTGAGACACCGCAATGTTAAATCGACAGGGAGCATCCCGCATATGGCAACCAACGGCCCTTCTGTCGACATTGCATCCTCCCGTCAAGCCAGATCTTCCACTTTACCGAGAGCGTCGAAGAAAGATAAACAACACACCCAGAGTTTTCATTTGAGCTCGTTGTTTGGGTCAAAAACGAACCAAAACAGAACATCTCAAACGGAGAGAACGACGCTAAAAGTCAATGGAAAAAACACTAGTGGAACGAAACAAAATTCTACCTTCTTTAGAGAACGCATTTTCGCTCACAAGACTGGTAAACCGTCGCCAGAAGAAAAGCAGTTTGTTATTCCAACAATTTGCGTTCAAAGCCCTGAAGAGGTCAATGTAATTCTTCAATTGCATTCAATCGCCCAGACATTTCATAAAGACCCGCCAGGTCATTCCACACAACCTTCTTTAATCAGTGAGGAATGCATGGAGGCCTCACAATCCATACAGTTTAATAAAAGGAGTCCGAATAAAGgtcagaaaaacacaaagcgTCAAAGGAAGAGAAGTGCATCTTGGAGTGGAGAAGTTTTTACAACACATATAAGTGATGGCGATTCACAGATCTGCGCCAACGGAGAATTAAGGAGTTGCATGTCTTGGAGCGGTTTTCTCGATTCGGAAACGACTAGAGAGACGGACCTATGTTCAACCGATCTGTAG